A window of the Microbulbifer aggregans genome harbors these coding sequences:
- a CDS encoding mechanosensitive ion channel family protein translates to METQELLDELKQSASEVLTSTDRMEVLGQLGVILAIYALAYVIAHRLVKLVPWFRRPPEKPKQAPIHMLVYRCGRLLFPLLAIVFLRIDLAFIPQVLGESWVVQAALAIAILLLFNDFIKLVITRPTVATVFRWVGTPILFLYVIGALDDIVQVLESMAIQLGNIRISAYGIARAIIFGSLLFWLGRVSNSTGQTIIRNQEALDYRTREVAAKLFEIVLFTLVFILILNLMGINLTALAVFGGAVGVGIGFGLQNIASNFISGLIIILDRSITLGDYIELADSRCGTVTKLSLRAVTLETYDGKDIVVPNEKFVSESFVNWTQKNRKQRYRVDFSVSYSTNVRETVEIVKAAVAKHPQVLSGDELPIEERPDCEIDSFGDNGVNMFVEFWMLGVDDGRNRVGGDLLLIILETLQEHGIEIPFPQRDVRILEKAVPEL, encoded by the coding sequence ATGGAAACCCAAGAGTTACTGGATGAATTAAAACAAAGTGCCAGTGAGGTCCTGACGTCCACCGACCGAATGGAAGTGCTCGGGCAATTGGGGGTCATCCTCGCGATCTACGCGCTGGCCTATGTGATTGCCCATCGTCTGGTCAAGCTGGTTCCCTGGTTCCGTCGCCCACCGGAAAAGCCGAAACAGGCACCCATCCACATGCTGGTCTACCGGTGCGGTAGACTGCTGTTCCCGCTACTGGCAATCGTCTTCCTGCGGATTGACCTGGCTTTTATTCCCCAGGTTCTCGGCGAGAGTTGGGTGGTGCAGGCGGCACTCGCCATCGCCATCCTGCTTCTCTTCAATGACTTTATAAAACTGGTGATCACCCGGCCCACCGTGGCCACGGTATTTCGCTGGGTGGGCACGCCCATCCTGTTCCTGTATGTCATCGGTGCTCTGGATGACATAGTGCAGGTGCTGGAGTCGATGGCGATCCAGCTCGGCAATATCCGCATCTCCGCCTATGGTATTGCCCGGGCGATCATTTTCGGCTCGCTGCTGTTCTGGCTCGGACGGGTGTCGAATTCCACCGGGCAGACCATTATTCGCAACCAGGAGGCTCTCGATTACCGCACCCGTGAAGTTGCTGCGAAGCTGTTTGAAATTGTCCTGTTCACGCTGGTCTTTATCCTGATCCTGAACCTGATGGGGATCAACCTGACAGCACTGGCCGTTTTCGGTGGTGCTGTGGGCGTCGGTATCGGTTTTGGGTTACAGAACATCGCCTCCAACTTTATCTCTGGCCTGATCATTATCCTCGATCGCTCAATAACCCTCGGTGACTATATCGAACTGGCCGACAGTCGGTGTGGGACGGTCACCAAGCTGAGCCTGCGTGCGGTGACTCTGGAGACCTATGATGGCAAGGATATCGTTGTCCCCAACGAGAAGTTCGTTTCTGAATCATTCGTCAACTGGACGCAGAAAAACAGGAAGCAGCGTTACAGGGTTGATTTCTCCGTGTCGTACAGCACCAATGTGCGCGAAACGGTAGAGATCGTGAAGGCGGCAGTGGCGAAGCATCCGCAGGTGTTGAGTGGGGATGAACTGCCCATCGAAGAGCGGCCGGATTGTGAGATCGACAGCTTTGGAGATAACGGCGTCAATATGTTCGTGGAATTCTGGATGCTGGGGGTGGACGATGGTCGTAACCGGGTCGGGGGAGACTTGCTGCTGATTATCCTGGAAACGCTGCAAGAGCACGGTATCGAAATTCCATTCCCGCAGCGGGATGTACGTATTCTCGAGAAGGCGGTACCGGAACTCTAG
- a CDS encoding Type 1 glutamine amidotransferase-like domain-containing protein, with amino-acid sequence MFARTALLFSLTLASQGVLACISQETESNDAEADADGPVCSSQVVSGDIDSRRDQDWYYFDINEPASLNISLDHDSSDDFDWYLYDPQQRLYSAETSSVPEAASVSVDGVGLYTLKVTRYRGQGAYSLDVAGLPGAGSGGGDTGGGDTGGSCEQGARPSKPGGLTSSITGNATDVCVSQSGGGLLVMGGGTDVDNAFTRRVKPLIGGGDVVVLRTSGTDAYNDYLLNILGADSVETLIVDRAQHAESEYVAWAVRTAEFVWIAGGDQSDYLNQWQGTALQTALDEVLARGGVLGGTSAGAAVQSEHIYDPDGVLGAYSSEAVTDLCHEYINISTSFLSAPTMKDVIVDTHFAERDRMGRLMAFMAGLPNGIRGIGVDEATSIFFTSDGQGVVDGSGNVYVLAEDATSSRTQASCGSPVIYEDVLRYKLSEFDEYNILTGATTVSPKRIGIDGRNNSFYINQPYQ; translated from the coding sequence ATGTTCGCGAGAACTGCTTTGCTGTTTTCCCTCACTCTGGCGAGCCAAGGGGTACTGGCCTGCATCTCCCAGGAAACTGAATCCAATGATGCCGAGGCGGACGCCGATGGTCCCGTCTGTTCGTCGCAGGTAGTCAGCGGAGATATCGACAGTCGCCGTGATCAGGACTGGTATTACTTCGACATCAATGAACCCGCTAGCCTGAACATCTCGCTCGACCATGACAGTAGCGATGACTTCGACTGGTACCTGTACGATCCGCAGCAGCGGCTTTACTCGGCCGAAACAAGCAGTGTGCCTGAAGCGGCCAGTGTCAGTGTCGATGGTGTTGGCCTCTATACCCTGAAAGTCACCCGTTACCGTGGACAGGGCGCGTATTCTCTGGATGTGGCGGGGTTACCTGGAGCTGGTAGCGGTGGTGGAGACACAGGGGGCGGTGATACCGGCGGCAGTTGTGAGCAGGGTGCCCGCCCGTCCAAGCCCGGTGGGCTGACCAGCTCTATTACTGGCAACGCCACGGATGTCTGTGTATCTCAGTCCGGTGGTGGCCTGCTGGTGATGGGTGGTGGTACCGACGTGGATAATGCTTTTACCCGTCGTGTGAAGCCGCTGATCGGCGGTGGGGATGTGGTGGTGCTGAGAACATCGGGTACCGACGCCTACAATGACTATCTGCTCAATATTCTGGGTGCTGACTCGGTGGAGACACTGATTGTGGACCGGGCTCAGCATGCGGAAAGTGAGTATGTGGCCTGGGCAGTTCGCACAGCCGAATTCGTGTGGATTGCTGGTGGCGACCAGTCCGACTACCTCAACCAGTGGCAGGGCACTGCGCTGCAGACGGCCCTCGATGAGGTACTGGCTCGCGGTGGCGTTCTGGGAGGTACTTCTGCCGGTGCCGCGGTGCAATCGGAACATATCTATGATCCGGATGGCGTCCTGGGCGCCTACTCTTCTGAAGCCGTGACGGACCTGTGTCACGAGTACATCAATATTTCCACTAGCTTCCTCAGCGCCCCGACCATGAAGGATGTGATCGTCGATACCCACTTTGCCGAGCGTGATCGCATGGGGCGCCTGATGGCCTTTATGGCAGGTTTGCCCAATGGCATCCGTGGGATCGGTGTAGACGAGGCCACTTCGATCTTCTTCACCAGTGATGGTCAGGGTGTCGTGGACGGCAGCGGTAATGTCTATGTCCTGGCCGAGGATGCGACCAGCTCACGCACTCAGGCCAGTTGTGGCTCTCCGGTCATTTATGAAGACGTGCTGCGCTACAAGCTATCCGAATTTGATGAGTACAACATTCTGACCGGGGCAACGACGGTATCGCCCAAGCGGATCGGTATTGACGGTCGCAATAATAGCTTCTACATCAATCAGCCGTACCAGTAA
- a CDS encoding cation:proton antiporter regulatory subunit, with translation MSKGYGVSEIYVPEGSKFVGKTIRGTQLYEHDINVLTLYRGAKVIPNPKPERVLEPNDKLLCFGKLEAMRGMVPVKTRRRRRPEISDLPADAVQAGAVEVSD, from the coding sequence GTGAGTAAGGGGTATGGGGTGTCCGAAATCTATGTCCCGGAAGGATCGAAGTTTGTCGGCAAGACCATTCGTGGCACCCAGCTCTACGAGCACGATATCAATGTGCTTACCCTCTACCGTGGCGCCAAGGTGATTCCCAATCCCAAGCCGGAGCGTGTACTGGAACCCAATGACAAACTGCTGTGTTTCGGTAAGTTGGAGGCCATGCGCGGCATGGTCCCGGTCAAGACACGTCGTCGTCGTCGGCCGGAGATTTCCGATCTGCCCGCGGATGCAGTGCAGGCTGGTGCGGTCGAAGTCTCCGATTGA
- a CDS encoding metal-dependent hydrolase family protein produces the protein MTTNTKRHSLRTRILSALAIACASITSGTALAEELAVYAGKLFDSESGELVSNRTIHIVDGRVESVQAGFAKRDRQRLVDLRDYTVLPGLMDMHTHLVYEFGSRAYMETFTWNPADYTLRGVDSARRTLEAGFTTVRDLGDKDNVTISLRNAINAGTIVGPRIFTAGKSIATTGGHADPTNGHRHTLMGSPGPADGVVNGTDSARQAVRQRYKDGADLIKITATGGVLSVAKSGQNPQFMADELDAIVKTAKDYGFTVAVHAHGKEGMERAIRAGVDSIEHGTYMDTETMDLMRRHNTWYVPTMLAGEWVTEKSAVDGFFPEVVRTKAATIGPLIRDTFSEAYKRGVKVAFGTDSGVSPHGDNGREFVLMVGAGMSPADAIRSATWNAAQLLHMEDELGSISPGKHADIIAVKGNPLEDISELQRVQFVMKGGKVFKAAEADQ, from the coding sequence ATGACAACAAATACCAAACGCCACAGCCTACGCACCCGGATTTTGTCCGCGCTGGCCATTGCCTGCGCTTCTATTACCTCGGGAACGGCCCTTGCCGAGGAGCTTGCCGTCTACGCGGGCAAGCTGTTCGATAGTGAGAGCGGTGAGCTGGTGTCGAATCGCACAATCCATATCGTCGATGGGCGCGTGGAGTCCGTGCAGGCGGGGTTTGCCAAGCGCGATCGGCAGCGGCTCGTAGACCTGCGGGACTATACGGTGCTCCCCGGGCTGATGGATATGCATACTCACCTGGTCTATGAGTTTGGCTCGCGGGCTTACATGGAGACGTTTACCTGGAACCCCGCTGACTACACCCTGCGCGGCGTAGATTCCGCCCGGCGGACACTGGAAGCCGGTTTCACCACCGTGCGCGATCTCGGGGACAAGGACAATGTGACCATTAGCCTGCGCAATGCGATCAACGCGGGCACCATCGTCGGGCCGAGAATCTTCACCGCGGGTAAGTCCATCGCTACGACCGGTGGTCATGCGGACCCAACCAATGGACACCGCCATACCCTGATGGGAAGTCCCGGTCCGGCTGACGGGGTGGTGAATGGCACCGACAGTGCCAGGCAGGCAGTGCGGCAGCGCTATAAGGATGGTGCCGATCTGATCAAAATCACCGCCACTGGTGGTGTCCTCAGTGTGGCCAAGAGCGGCCAGAACCCCCAGTTCATGGCCGATGAGCTGGACGCCATCGTCAAAACCGCCAAGGATTACGGTTTCACTGTCGCGGTCCACGCCCATGGCAAGGAAGGGATGGAACGGGCGATTCGCGCCGGGGTCGACTCCATTGAGCACGGCACCTATATGGACACCGAGACCATGGATCTGATGCGCCGCCACAATACCTGGTACGTGCCGACCATGCTGGCGGGGGAGTGGGTTACGGAGAAATCGGCAGTCGATGGCTTCTTCCCCGAGGTGGTCCGCACCAAGGCGGCCACCATCGGGCCGCTGATCCGCGATACCTTCTCTGAGGCCTACAAACGCGGGGTCAAGGTCGCTTTCGGTACCGACAGCGGAGTCAGCCCTCACGGGGATAACGGCCGGGAGTTTGTACTGATGGTCGGAGCAGGCATGTCTCCGGCCGATGCGATCCGCAGCGCGACCTGGAATGCGGCTCAGTTGCTGCATATGGAGGACGAGTTGGGCAGTATCAGCCCCGGTAAACACGCGGACATCATCGCGGTGAAGGGCAATCCGCTGGAGGATATTTCCGAGCTGCAGCGGGTGCAGTTTGTGATGAAAGGTGGGAAGGTATTTAAAGCCGCCGAGGCTGACCAGTAG
- a CDS encoding DUF6122 family protein: MPPFLNWTLHLAAPIAVAWFFFRSQWKRAALIMVAANLVALDRVFFAAAETPTNCAINAYPLHTMLPISLYGAMMFLPWLPVRLLGIGLVLHMLVDALGCGL, encoded by the coding sequence ATGCCCCCTTTCCTCAACTGGACTTTGCATCTGGCCGCGCCGATTGCGGTGGCCTGGTTTTTCTTCCGCTCGCAATGGAAGCGAGCCGCACTCATCATGGTGGCGGCCAACCTGGTGGCGCTGGACCGCGTCTTTTTTGCAGCTGCTGAAACACCGACAAACTGTGCAATCAATGCCTACCCTCTGCACACAATGCTGCCAATCTCGCTATACGGGGCCATGATGTTCCTGCCCTGGTTGCCTGTGCGTTTGCTCGGTATCGGATTGGTGCTGCATATGCTGGTGGATGCTCTGGGTTGCGGCCTGTAA
- a CDS encoding VOC family protein, which yields MEYLHTMVRVANLEESLKFYCEKLGLQEVSRMDNDKGRFTLVFLAAPGDAESARENKAPLLELTYNWDPESYSGGRNFGHLAYRVDNIYAICQRLMDEGVTINRPPRDGHMAFVRSPDGISIELLQKGESLEPQEPWASMENTGEW from the coding sequence ATGGAATATCTGCACACCATGGTACGCGTTGCGAACCTTGAGGAGTCTCTCAAGTTTTACTGCGAAAAGCTGGGCTTGCAGGAAGTCAGCCGTATGGATAATGACAAGGGGCGCTTCACCCTCGTATTCCTGGCGGCCCCTGGCGACGCGGAGAGCGCCCGCGAGAACAAGGCACCGCTACTGGAACTGACCTACAACTGGGACCCGGAAAGCTACAGCGGCGGGCGCAATTTTGGCCATCTCGCCTACCGTGTGGATAATATCTACGCCATCTGCCAGCGACTAATGGATGAAGGTGTGACGATCAACCGTCCGCCCCGTGACGGTCACATGGCATTCGTTCGCTCGCCAGACGGCATCTCCATCGAGCTGCTGCAGAAGGGGGAGTCCCTGGAACCCCAGGAGCCCTGGGCATCCATGGAAAACACCGGCGAGTGGTAA
- a CDS encoding SIMPL domain-containing protein: MKMVKISIAALLALALTGCGNDSAPSAHGTLVSISASGEATRVPDVAGLSAGVVTEAEDGDAAMKTNAEQMEKVIKAIRKAGIEEKDIQTSGISLTPRYEYPPNTAGSPNRPGRTLVGYIARNTVNLKVREIGKLGDVLNALTEAGANQIHGPSLEIGEPEPVLAEARQQALDKAQARAKTYAEALGMKVRRLVSVSESGSAGIPRPMMRAEMASADARAPVAPGETTLSVNLDLVFELED; encoded by the coding sequence ATGAAAATGGTAAAGATCTCTATCGCCGCCCTGCTCGCACTCGCCCTGACGGGCTGTGGCAATGACAGCGCACCGTCTGCCCACGGCACACTGGTCTCGATCTCTGCCAGCGGTGAAGCGACCAGGGTACCGGATGTCGCCGGCCTCAGTGCAGGAGTCGTCACCGAGGCAGAAGACGGTGACGCAGCCATGAAAACCAATGCCGAGCAAATGGAAAAGGTGATCAAGGCTATCCGCAAGGCCGGTATCGAAGAGAAAGATATCCAGACCTCCGGCATCAGCCTGACACCCCGCTACGAGTACCCGCCCAATACCGCCGGCAGCCCCAACCGCCCCGGTCGCACACTGGTCGGCTACATCGCCCGCAATACCGTCAACCTGAAGGTACGCGAGATTGGCAAACTGGGGGATGTGCTGAACGCGTTGACCGAAGCCGGCGCCAACCAGATCCACGGACCCAGCCTGGAAATCGGTGAGCCGGAACCCGTACTGGCCGAAGCTCGTCAACAGGCACTGGACAAGGCTCAGGCCCGGGCCAAGACCTATGCCGAGGCGCTGGGGATGAAGGTGCGTCGACTCGTCAGCGTCTCCGAGAGTGGTAGTGCAGGTATTCCCCGTCCCATGATGCGGGCGGAAATGGCCTCAGCGGACGCCCGTGCGCCGGTGGCACCGGGTGAAACTACGCTCAGCGTTAACCTCGATCTGGTGTTCGAACTGGAAGACTGA
- a CDS encoding glutathione S-transferase family protein — MKIYEFAQAPNCRRVRMFLAEKGIKMEYVHVDIGKGENLAEDYRRRDPNAKVPVLELDDGSHIAESVAIQRYFEEMHPEPPLFGRDAKEKALVEMWTRRGDFNMMFNVGMCFQHTTGFFSDRMRVFPEFGEESGKKAVQFFSVLDQHLEENRYLVGDYFSVADIGMLCSLDFGKAVKLRPDPAQYPNLVRWREELNARPSASA, encoded by the coding sequence ATGAAAATCTACGAATTCGCCCAGGCACCCAACTGTCGCCGGGTGCGCATGTTTCTCGCTGAAAAAGGCATCAAAATGGAGTATGTGCATGTAGATATTGGCAAGGGTGAAAACCTGGCCGAGGACTACCGGCGCAGAGACCCAAATGCCAAGGTGCCAGTTCTGGAGCTGGACGATGGCAGCCACATCGCGGAGTCTGTCGCCATCCAGCGCTATTTTGAGGAAATGCATCCCGAGCCGCCCCTGTTTGGCCGCGACGCCAAAGAGAAAGCGCTGGTGGAAATGTGGACCCGCCGCGGTGACTTCAACATGATGTTCAACGTGGGGATGTGTTTTCAGCACACCACCGGATTCTTTTCCGACCGCATGCGGGTATTTCCCGAATTCGGCGAGGAAAGCGGCAAGAAGGCGGTACAGTTTTTCTCTGTACTCGACCAACATTTGGAAGAGAATCGCTATCTGGTCGGCGACTATTTCTCGGTGGCCGACATTGGCATGCTCTGCTCGTTGGACTTTGGCAAAGCCGTCAAGCTGCGCCCAGACCCCGCACAATATCCTAATCTGGTTCGCTGGCGGGAAGAACTCAATGCCCGGCCCAGCGCTTCAGCCTGA
- a CDS encoding M16 family metallopeptidase: protein MANPSVLSSVALVFMLLAGCGGERGGEETHRAMTVDREAAASSKAAATSGDAFVEAPELEIPFHKERLDNGLTVIVHEDPKAPVVAINIWYKVGSKDEQPGKTGFAHLFEHLMFNGTENYPGEYFEPFQRSGATDMNGTTNSDRTNYFETVPRGGVDMALWMESDRMGHFSGAITQEVLDEQRGVVKNEKRQGENAPYGKAFETIARSTFPPHHPYSWTTIGSMEDLDNASLADVKQWFADYYQPANAILVIAGDITVKEAMAMARKYFGDIPSTSVPPRVQNWEIPMHINKREVMTDQVPQTRIYRVWNVPAIGSEEENALDLMTSLLANRKNSLLYRRLVRDEQLATSVSAFYYGRQLAGQIILMVDVKPGVPLDKVEQLLDEELREFARQGVSAEELKRIKQSEFASLVKGLEKVGGFGGKTDILARSEFYYGDPGALVAGLEDYARVSAAEVQDVAKRWLSEDSYTLVIKPEEKYSAAQQGADRSQLPPVDKTVELELPQQQEFTLENGLRVILAERHDTPAIFLNLQFRSGAAADGGKPGLASIAARMLSEGAGNYDSLEFSSRQEELGATITAGSGLDYNTIGLSALATQLKPSLELFADVVMRPSFPEEDLTRVKSNRIDAIAQEKARPQGLALRELPPLLFGENHPYGSPLTGSGTVDGIQAISRDDLVAFHEAWVRPDNATLAVVGDVTREQLEPMLNQVFSGWDAPESSLATIALPAVERPENTRIFLLDRPGAEQSYILAGLLLPPWQKEGAEAFDAMASVIAGKFTSRVNMNLREDKHWSYGAQAMTLDTEGNRPYILFAPVQTDKTGAALQELLKEYRSFLGKRPITEQELADYRDDEVLKQSGAFETKGQLLSTINWQLEKGLPPEYIAEYPQRVAALTKEEVMAAAREFLAPDQFTWVIVGDLDKIRPEIEALDLGPVQVLDHEL from the coding sequence ATGGCGAACCCCTCAGTTCTGTCTTCTGTGGCCCTGGTGTTTATGTTGCTCGCAGGTTGTGGTGGCGAGCGTGGCGGTGAGGAAACCCACCGGGCCATGACTGTGGACCGAGAGGCAGCGGCAAGCAGCAAGGCTGCCGCCACCAGCGGCGATGCGTTTGTGGAGGCGCCTGAACTTGAGATTCCCTTCCACAAGGAGCGGCTGGATAACGGCCTCACTGTGATCGTGCACGAGGATCCGAAAGCGCCGGTCGTAGCCATCAACATCTGGTACAAGGTGGGTTCCAAAGACGAGCAGCCGGGCAAGACCGGCTTTGCACATTTGTTTGAGCACCTGATGTTCAATGGCACCGAAAACTATCCCGGCGAGTATTTCGAGCCGTTCCAGCGTTCTGGTGCCACCGATATGAACGGCACCACCAACAGCGATCGCACCAACTATTTCGAAACAGTTCCGAGGGGGGGCGTCGACATGGCCCTGTGGATGGAGTCGGATCGCATGGGGCACTTCAGCGGCGCGATTACCCAGGAGGTGCTCGATGAGCAGCGCGGTGTGGTCAAGAACGAGAAGCGCCAGGGGGAAAATGCGCCTTACGGCAAGGCCTTCGAGACTATCGCCCGCAGCACCTTTCCACCGCACCATCCGTATTCCTGGACCACGATCGGCTCCATGGAGGACCTGGATAACGCCAGTCTCGCGGACGTGAAACAGTGGTTTGCCGACTACTACCAGCCGGCCAATGCCATCCTCGTCATCGCCGGCGATATCACCGTGAAAGAAGCCATGGCGATGGCGCGGAAATACTTTGGTGATATTCCCAGCACCAGCGTGCCGCCGCGGGTACAAAACTGGGAAATACCCATGCATATCAACAAGCGCGAGGTGATGACTGACCAGGTGCCGCAGACGCGGATCTACCGGGTGTGGAACGTACCCGCCATTGGCAGTGAGGAAGAGAATGCGCTGGATCTGATGACATCACTGCTGGCCAACCGAAAAAACTCACTGCTCTATCGCCGCCTGGTGCGCGACGAACAGCTGGCAACCAGTGTCAGCGCGTTTTACTACGGACGCCAGTTGGCGGGTCAGATCATCCTGATGGTAGACGTAAAGCCCGGTGTGCCGCTGGATAAAGTCGAGCAGTTGCTGGATGAGGAACTGCGGGAATTTGCCCGGCAGGGTGTCAGTGCTGAGGAATTGAAGCGGATCAAGCAGAGCGAATTTGCCAGCCTGGTCAAGGGACTGGAGAAGGTGGGCGGTTTCGGTGGCAAGACCGACATTCTGGCGCGATCGGAATTTTACTACGGCGACCCGGGGGCGCTGGTGGCGGGTCTGGAGGATTACGCCAGGGTATCTGCGGCAGAGGTACAGGACGTGGCCAAGCGCTGGCTTTCCGAAGACAGCTATACCCTGGTCATCAAGCCTGAAGAGAAGTATTCCGCTGCCCAGCAAGGAGCCGATCGCAGCCAGCTACCGCCGGTGGACAAAACAGTGGAGCTGGAATTACCGCAACAACAGGAATTTACCCTGGAAAATGGCCTGCGGGTGATTCTCGCCGAGCGGCACGACACGCCGGCCATCTTCCTGAACCTGCAGTTCCGCAGTGGCGCGGCCGCCGATGGTGGTAAACCGGGTCTGGCGTCCATCGCAGCCCGGATGCTCAGCGAGGGTGCCGGCAACTATGACAGTCTGGAATTCAGCTCCCGCCAGGAGGAACTGGGTGCGACCATTACTGCCGGCAGTGGCCTGGATTACAACACCATTGGCCTGAGTGCACTGGCCACACAGCTGAAACCTTCACTCGAACTCTTCGCCGATGTGGTGATGCGGCCCAGCTTCCCGGAGGAGGATCTGACGAGGGTGAAGTCCAACCGTATCGACGCCATCGCGCAGGAAAAGGCGCGGCCCCAGGGGCTGGCGCTGCGAGAGCTGCCGCCTCTGCTGTTCGGGGAGAACCATCCGTATGGCTCACCGCTGACGGGTTCCGGCACTGTTGACGGCATTCAGGCGATCAGCCGTGACGACCTGGTGGCTTTTCACGAAGCGTGGGTTCGTCCTGACAACGCCACCCTTGCTGTGGTGGGGGATGTGACCCGCGAGCAACTGGAGCCGATGCTGAACCAGGTATTCTCCGGCTGGGACGCTCCGGAATCGTCATTGGCGACCATCGCGCTGCCGGCGGTGGAGCGGCCGGAGAACACACGTATTTTTCTTCTGGATAGACCCGGTGCCGAGCAGAGCTATATTCTCGCTGGTCTCCTGCTGCCACCGTGGCAAAAAGAGGGCGCAGAAGCCTTCGATGCCATGGCCTCGGTGATTGCCGGCAAGTTTACCTCCAGAGTCAATATGAACCTGCGGGAGGACAAACACTGGTCCTACGGCGCCCAGGCGATGACGTTGGATACCGAGGGCAATCGCCCGTATATCCTTTTTGCCCCTGTGCAGACAGACAAGACCGGTGCGGCTTTACAGGAACTTTTGAAGGAGTACAGGTCCTTTCTTGGGAAGCGTCCCATCACAGAGCAGGAGCTGGCGGATTATCGGGATGACGAAGTGCTTAAACAGAGTGGTGCTTTCGAGACCAAAGGCCAGCTTCTCTCAACCATTAACTGGCAACTGGAAAAGGGACTCCCGCCAGAGTACATCGCGGAGTACCCGCAACGGGTGGCGGCACTGACGAAGGAGGAAGTGATGGCCGCAGCGCGGGAGTTCCTGGCGCCAGACCAGTTTACCTGGGTGATTGTCGGGGATCTCGACAAGATCCGGCCTGAGATCGAAGCTCTGGACCTGGGACCGGTGCAGGTCCTCGATCACGAGCTGTGA
- a CDS encoding GntR family transcriptional regulator, which yields MTISQEFNVPQEEYRTTQERVYYQVRDAILRGKFLPGHAITIRGLAAELDCSPMPVREALRRLTSERALELSDTRRVTVPTMTPEKLAEICAARVSLECQAAEQALPNVGPEELEQLRELDGRVTTALAEKDIEEYVTANLEFHFTLYRLGNPHIILSLIESLWLQTAPLQHLVFQRFGVQELPDRHQDLIEAIASGDPDRVRTAVRQDIEEGLGSISAEELL from the coding sequence ATGACCATCTCGCAGGAGTTCAATGTCCCCCAGGAAGAGTACCGCACTACGCAGGAGCGGGTTTACTACCAGGTTCGGGATGCCATCCTGCGGGGAAAGTTTCTGCCAGGGCATGCCATTACCATCCGTGGACTGGCCGCCGAACTCGATTGCAGCCCGATGCCGGTGCGTGAAGCACTGCGCCGACTGACCTCTGAGCGGGCGCTGGAACTCTCCGATACCCGCCGTGTAACGGTGCCCACAATGACCCCTGAGAAACTGGCAGAGATTTGCGCTGCGCGGGTTTCTCTGGAGTGTCAGGCGGCGGAGCAGGCACTGCCCAATGTCGGCCCGGAAGAGCTGGAGCAGTTGCGTGAACTGGATGGACGGGTGACCACTGCCCTGGCCGAGAAGGATATCGAAGAGTACGTGACGGCCAACCTCGAATTTCATTTCACGCTCTACCGGCTCGGCAACCCACATATCATTCTCTCCCTGATCGAAAGTCTCTGGTTGCAGACTGCACCGCTTCAGCACCTGGTGTTCCAGCGCTTTGGTGTGCAGGAGCTTCCCGATCGACATCAGGACCTGATTGAGGCTATCGCCTCCGGAGACCCTGACCGGGTGCGCACCGCCGTGCGACAGGACATCGAAGAGGGTCTTGGTTCCATTTCTGCTGAGGAGCTTCTCTGA